Within the Nocardioides humi genome, the region AGCGGAACCGGGTCGGAGTGCAGCTCCAGGGCGTAGCCCTCGATGCGGGGCGCGAAGCCGGTCCCGGTCACCGTGACGGTCGCGCCGGGGGCGAGGTCGCCGGTGACGGTGACGGTGCCCTGCACCGTCGTCGGGTCGACACCGACCACCACCGGGTCGGAGGGCGGCGAGCCGGGCGACTCGCCCGCGGCGTTCTTCGCCCACACGGCGGCGCGGTAGCTGCCCGGCTCGAGCTTCTCGAAGACGTACTCGAAGGTGGTGGCGTCGACCTCGATCGCCGCCTCGCCGGTGAACCGGAGGAGGTAGCCGGTGACCTGCTCGATCTCGGCGTTCGGGGAGGCCGCCCACGACACGGTGACGGTGTCGCCGTCGACCGCCAGCGTCGGCGCGGCCAGCGCGCTCGGCGCGCCGGGCGCGACCTGCTCGGGCGCGTCGGTCGACGGGGTCACCTGACCGGTGCCGGTGGTCGCGGCGCCGCCGGTCTTCCCGGTGGACCCGGTGGACCCGGAGCCGCCGCCGTTGTTCTTCCCGCCCGACGCGCCGGGCGTCGGGGTCGGCGTCGGGGTGGGGGTCGGGGTGGGGGTCGGCGTGGGCTTGTCGCCCTTGTAGCTGTAGGTCCCGGGCGGGTACGACGTCGTGCCGTTCCGGTTCGGGTAGACGGGGTGGCCGTCCGGGTCGATCTCGCAGTCCTCGATCCACAGGCAGGTCACGTCGTCGAGGCAGGGGAACTCGTCCCCTCCGTCGACCCAGCCGTCGGCGTGGGCCGCGGGCGCCGGTCCGTAGG harbors:
- a CDS encoding fibronectin type III domain-containing protein; the encoded protein is MTDRRIRRLLTLIPTALIAALLVASYGPAPAAHADGWVDGGDEFPCLDDVTCLWIEDCEIDPDGHPVYPNRNGTTSYPPGTYSYKGDKPTPTPTPTPTPTPTPTPGASGGKNNGGGSGSTGSTGKTGGAATTGTGQVTPSTDAPEQVAPGAPSALAAPTLAVDGDTVTVSWAASPNAEIEQVTGYLLRFTGEAAIEVDATTFEYVFEKLEPGSYRAAVWAKNAAGESPGSPPSDPVVVGVDPTTVQGTVTVTGDLAPGATVTVTGTGFAPRIEGYALELHSDPVPLGSVDTDDDGGFSADVVVPAGVPAGEHQVVVLFEGTEVSSSPVTVGAGAAETEAEPVAAADIARTGEGSTPVPDHAGLAILGALAAGGALSLVWHVLRGRRPRRAPLTSHRVAPHAS